Sequence from the Pontibacter pudoricolor genome:
TCACGAGTGTCAGCCGAGGGGTTGTAATTGTTTTATAGTTTCCTTTATTGTCATTTCGAACAGCGTGAGGAATCTGGGTTATATAGTTATAGTCTCTACTACCTGAACCTAGCCTTTTCTTTTATAGCTGCATCTAATCCTTGGAGCTCTACTTACCTATCGTTCTATAGTTGGCTTTGGTGCCCTCACGGCCGGGAGGCCTCGTCTTCAGGCATCGCGCTGCTGCTTTCTTGCTACCCTTGTACCTCGGGTTGCCTATCGGCACCGCAACAAAGCAAAGGCGCTCAACCCAAAGACTGTGATCTTTCGATAGCTATAGTTGCTATAGTTAAGTGATAAGCTATAGTTGCATCGTTTTACCGTGGCTATAGTTTCGTAGGGACAGGTAAACCTGTCCTGTGCGTGGTCTGTAACTATAGAACAATTCATCTAACTATAGCAACAGCCGAAAATTCCCCTCTTGGGAGGGGCAGGGGTGGGTTAAAACCACAACTATAAAACTATAACACCGCAGCTTTCCTTATCTTCATTCCCACACTCACAGCATCAGCAAGTAACGCTACTAAACTCCGGACATTACTACCATTCTCATCTTTTACAGCCGAAAACTCTGTCACTTCCATAGCTATAGTGCGAGGGTCGGCTACAAGGCTGGTCAATAATTCGCGGACTTCAGCTATAGTTAACCCGGTTTCGCTAGGTGCGTAGGCAGCTGGCATTTCGTCTCTGCCAACACTATCCACATCAAAATGGATCAGGATCCTGCCATCTTCCGGAATGCTCGAAAGTACAGCAGCTATAGTTTCTTGCAGATTAATGCGAAGTTGCTCTAGGGTTATAGTTTGAATGCCGTACGGTTCGGAAGGCGGATTCTGACAGGCAAGAACAGTTATTTGCTCCGGGTTTATAGTTGCAGGCTTTTGCCACAATAGGTTCTCGTTCGTTAAAAACCACAGGCCCATTGCCGCCGCACCTACACAAACATTCGGGTCAGGCTTTACTACATCCACATGTGCATCTATCACCAGCACGTATAGTTTATCACCGTATAGTTTTGTTAGATGATCTGCTACACCGACAACTATACTACAGTCACCGCCCAGCAATAGGTTAAACTTTTCAGGATCGAACCACTTACTGCCTTGCTCCACTATAGTTTCCCAGACCATCCGCGGAGAGGGCCAGTTACGCACCGGAGCCGTGTTATGCCTTGGCAGGTAAGCCGGCAACGCCAAGTCTCCAAAATCAGAGACTTCAATACCTGACTTTTCTATCGTTTCTTTCAAGCCATGTTTGCGCAAAGCTGCCGGGGTTTCATCGGTTCCGGGGTGAAGAGCGCCGGCAAAAGTGGGCACACCAATGAGTTGGATCATAGTTTTACAGGATATCTATAGTTTATCTTTGTCCTTATCGGTTTCGTGTTGCTTTTTCCGGAAACCATAGGGGCAATGGCGGCATCCGCTCTGACAGCAGTATCCGCGTTTCAGGTGGAATTTTGCTGTAAAAACCATCAGCCCCTGCTCGTTTAAATAATAATCTTCACCTTCTTTTAGCGGCTGCATTTCCTTTCACTTATGTATTGCTTACAAATATCTGTAAATATGATGCGTTAGCCAAAAAAACAGGTTCAGCGCACTCCCAATACGCTTACAAGCGTTATGCTATTGTATAGTTCTGTTTCCTCTTCAATACATCAGCCCATGCCTACCTACCAAACGCTTTCCGATGCTGTTAGAGATATGCGGGCCCGAGGCTTTGTAAACACCTTTACCATACAACAGCGCCAGCTATTCTGCTCCGAGCTTTCTATTCCTGTCTCTCCTGCCCAACTTACGTTACTGGAGCAGCACCATGTAAAGGCACATGACACAACAGGCCACCGGGAGATTTATGGCTTCAGAACGATGGATAACAAGCTGGGCATTATGACAGACACCTACGCAGAATATGCTCCCGAAGAGTTTGAAGCTATAGTTGGCCGTTACCTGAGGCAGGCACCTCGAGCATAAATATCGTAGTTTTAATTCAGGGCGGGTTTTGCTACATTTACAACAATAAACTTTTTTTTATGTAAAAGTATAACGGCAAAGGTATACCCGCGCCCGAACAAGAGCTTACCTTATAAAACTATGAACACACATACCATTTCATCGAGCCAGGAAGCCATAGACATCGAGCATAAATATGGCGCTCACAACTACCATCCGCTACCCGTTGTACTTACCCGCGGCGAAGGCGTGCACCTCTGGGACGTAGAAGGCAAACATTACTACGATTTCCTGTCGGCATACAGCGCCGTAAACCAGGGTCACTGCCACCCGCGCATCATAAACGCACTTACCGAGCAGGCGCAGCAGCTTACACTTACCTCCAGGGCGTTTTATAACGATAAGCTGGGCATCGCTGAAAAGCATATCTGTGAGTATTTCGGCTATGACAAGTCTTTGTACATGAACTCAGGTGCCGAGGCCGTAGAAACCGCTATAAAACTGGCGCGCAAGTGGGGCTACACTAAAAAAGGACTGGCACCAAATTCGGCTGAAATTATAGTGGTAGAGCACAACTTCCATGGCCGCACCACCGGCATTATCTCCTTCTCAACCGATCCGGACTCTACCAAAGGGTTCGGGCCATACATGCCAGGCTACAAAGTAATTCCTTATAACGATGTCGATGCACTGGAACTGGCCCTGAAAGAGAACCCGAACGTTTGCGGTTTCCTGGTAGAGCCAATTCAGGGTGAAGCAGGTGTTATGGTTCCGGATGAAGGTTATTTGGCTAAATGCCATGCGCTTTGCAAAGAGTATAATGTGCTGTTTATGGCTGACGAGATACAGACAGGCATTGGCCGCACCGGTAAATTACTGGCCACTTATTATGATGATGTAAAAGCCGATATCCTGATACTTGGTAAAGCTTTATCGGGTGGTGTGCTGCCGGTTTCGTGTGTGCTGGCGAATGATGATATCATGCTTTGCATAAACCCGGGCGAACATGGCTCTACATTTGGGGGTAACCCGCTGGCTGCAGCTGTTGCGATGGCAGCCCTGGATGTAATTAAAGACGAAAACCTGACTGAAAACGCACACAACCTAGGCCACATCTTCAGGGAGCGCATGGAACA
This genomic interval carries:
- a CDS encoding arginase family protein; protein product: MIQLIGVPTFAGALHPGTDETPAALRKHGLKETIEKSGIEVSDFGDLALPAYLPRHNTAPVRNWPSPRMVWETIVEQGSKWFDPEKFNLLLGGDCSIVVGVADHLTKLYGDKLYVLVIDAHVDVVKPDPNVCVGAAAMGLWFLTNENLLWQKPATINPEQITVLACQNPPSEPYGIQTITLEQLRINLQETIAAVLSSIPEDGRILIHFDVDSVGRDEMPAAYAPSETGLTIAEVRELLTSLVADPRTIAMEVTEFSAVKDENGSNVRSLVALLADAVSVGMKIRKAAVL
- a CDS encoding DUF5522 domain-containing protein, which codes for MQPLKEGEDYYLNEQGLMVFTAKFHLKRGYCCQSGCRHCPYGFRKKQHETDKDKDKL
- the rocD gene encoding ornithine--oxo-acid transaminase, translating into MNTHTISSSQEAIDIEHKYGAHNYHPLPVVLTRGEGVHLWDVEGKHYYDFLSAYSAVNQGHCHPRIINALTEQAQQLTLTSRAFYNDKLGIAEKHICEYFGYDKSLYMNSGAEAVETAIKLARKWGYTKKGLAPNSAEIIVVEHNFHGRTTGIISFSTDPDSTKGFGPYMPGYKVIPYNDVDALELALKENPNVCGFLVEPIQGEAGVMVPDEGYLAKCHALCKEYNVLFMADEIQTGIGRTGKLLATYYDDVKADILILGKALSGGVLPVSCVLANDDIMLCINPGEHGSTFGGNPLAAAVAMAALDVIKDENLTENAHNLGHIFRERMEQIKMERPELVTTVRGRGLLNAIIIEPTVDGRTAWDVCVLLMEKGLLAKPTHGDIIRFAPPLVITEEQLHECCDIIESVLMSF